A DNA window from Streptomyces canus contains the following coding sequences:
- a CDS encoding DUF5997 family protein, with protein sequence MKSHQSTQTMKPATAAKKLGVYLPATPSEFQEGVVSRAELNELQANPPQWLQDLRQNGPHPRPVVAARLGVSIAGLARGGVTEPLTTEQIEALRQDSPEWLEKERATQAEVRKEAARVKEKKQGQES encoded by the coding sequence ATGAAGTCGCACCAGAGCACCCAGACGATGAAGCCCGCGACCGCGGCGAAGAAGCTGGGTGTGTACCTCCCCGCCACCCCCTCGGAGTTCCAGGAGGGCGTGGTCTCGCGCGCCGAGCTGAACGAACTTCAGGCCAATCCGCCGCAGTGGCTCCAGGACCTGCGCCAGAACGGCCCGCACCCCCGCCCGGTCGTCGCGGCCAGGCTGGGCGTCTCCATCGCGGGCCTCGCGCGCGGCGGGGTCACCGAGCCCCTCACCACCGAGCAGATCGAGGCGCTGCGGCAGGACAGTCCCGAGTGGCTCGAGAAGGAGCGCGCCACGCAGGCGGAGGTCCGCAAGGAGGCGGCGCGCGTCAAGGAGAAGAAGCAGGGCCAGGAGTCCTGA